Proteins encoded together in one Drosophila albomicans strain 15112-1751.03 chromosome 2R, ASM965048v2, whole genome shotgun sequence window:
- the LOC117573894 gene encoding uncharacterized protein LOC117573894 isoform X5, whose amino-acid sequence MYLQAIVQFTIAFRSGKIESTFGDFDNIKREQQIQFKDMNETRRTIGGLALPALLLTLLLLFVSQTECRAAGETENESDIASLPPDVDNVELHRVKLVNGVMTEDHPIVMYKEDFVNEDYDPTQSETKAKPTRKYKQLKRMRHHYSTAEKIRFDVLPETPIFVDDADDSGADNFEAASLLEPSKQETLQKYPKKYHSRQRRQAYYYNRNHYYVQPYQYPPSPAPYYLPVATPNQYQHSQVEGKKPKYRGKQPPWQTKPTKPNMPTDIGTRLGEPDENSLFHDSNPANADFSVFNQPRPAADTPRPSSSNRQTPTTRPPFGGFQSPPESPVEQPPRWEPSPQRRPASALSSRPRPAPAYRQDVLVYPEEPSYEEGSACHRASHLCCSLSNLASLYDCFQHLNCENSISEILSTCS is encoded by the exons ATGTACTTGCAAGCAATTGTTCAGTTTACAATTGCATTCCGAAGCGGAAAGATCGAAAGCACATTTGGTGACTTTGACAATATCAAA AgagaacaacaaattcaattcaaggATATGAACGAAACGAGACGAACAATCGGTGGCCTTGCACTTCCGGCACTGCTattgacgctgctgctgctgtttgtgtcCCAAACCGAGTGTCGAGCTGCGGGTGAGACGGAAAATGAGTCTGATATTGCATCGCTTCCGCCGGATGTGGATAACGTGGAG TTGCATCGAGTGAAGCTCGTTAATGGCGTGATGACTGAGGATCATCCTATTGTTATGTACAAAGAGGACTTTGTCAACGAGGATTATG ATCCCACCCAGAGTGAAACCAAGGCAAAACCTACAAGGAAATACAAGCAACTGAAGCGCATGCGTCATCATTACAGCACCGCAGAGAAGATACGCTTCGATGTGCTGCCGGAGACACCAATCTTTGTGGACGATGCCGATGACTCTGGTGCCGATAACTTTGAGGCAGCCTCGCTGTTGGAGCCTTCCAAGCAGGAGACTTTGCAGAAGTATCCCAAGAAGTATCACAGTCGTCAGCGTCGTCAAGCGTACTACTACAACAGAAACCACTACTATGTCCAGCCCTATCAATATCCCCCCTCTCCCGCACCATATTATCTGCCAGTTGCGACACCAAATCAATACCAACA TAGTCAGGTAGAGGGCAAGAAACCTAAATATCGTGGCAAGCAACCGCCATGGCAAACGAAGCCCACGAAACCCAACATGCCCACCGATATTGGCACACGTCTAGGTGAACCCGATGAAAACTCTTTGTTCCATGACTCGAATCCTGCCAATGCCGACTTCTCGGTATTCAATCAACCCAGGCCAGCAGCAGACACTCCCAGGCCAAGCTCAAGCAATCGGCAAACGCCAACAACTCGCCCTCCTTTTGGTGGATTCCAGTCCCCACCAGAGTCACCAG TGGAGCAACCGCCTAGATGGGAGCCCAGCCCACAAAGACGTCCAG cttCTGCGCTCTCCTCTCGCCCCCGTCCAGCGCCCGCGTATCGCCAGG ACGTCCTCGTGTATCCCGAGGAGCCGAGCTACGAGGAGGGCAGCGCCTGCCATCGGGCCTCGCATCTCTGCTGCAGTCTCTCTAATCTGGCATCGTTGTACGATTGTTTCCAGCATCTGAACTGTGAGAACAGCATCTCTGAGATACTCTCGACCTGCTCTTAG
- the LOC117573894 gene encoding uncharacterized protein LOC117573894 isoform X2: protein MYLQAIVQFTIAFRSGKIESTFGDFDNIKREQQIQFKDMNETRRTIGGLALPALLLTLLLLFVSQTECRAAGETENESDIASLPPDVDNVELHRVKLVNGVMTEDHPIVMYKEDFVNEDYDPTQSETKAKPTRKYKQLKRMRHHYSTAEKIRFDVLPETPIFVDDADDSGADNFEAASLLEPSKQETLQKYPKKYHSRQRRQAYYYNRNHYYVQPYQYPPSPAPYYLPVATPNQYQHSQVEGKKPKYRGKQPPWQTKPTKPNMPTDIGTRLGEPDENSLFHDSNPANADFSVFNQPRPAADTPRPSSSNRQTPTTRPPFGGFQSPPESPVEQPPRWEPSPQRRPATNRPTTSAPAASRRTTPRVSSCVWAIVNCCSQGNSDIHYNCFEEFGCHGAFWGVNPCADNVRDGAIASLTRSFSTGPPSLRQ from the exons ATGTACTTGCAAGCAATTGTTCAGTTTACAATTGCATTCCGAAGCGGAAAGATCGAAAGCACATTTGGTGACTTTGACAATATCAAA AgagaacaacaaattcaattcaaggATATGAACGAAACGAGACGAACAATCGGTGGCCTTGCACTTCCGGCACTGCTattgacgctgctgctgctgtttgtgtcCCAAACCGAGTGTCGAGCTGCGGGTGAGACGGAAAATGAGTCTGATATTGCATCGCTTCCGCCGGATGTGGATAACGTGGAG TTGCATCGAGTGAAGCTCGTTAATGGCGTGATGACTGAGGATCATCCTATTGTTATGTACAAAGAGGACTTTGTCAACGAGGATTATG ATCCCACCCAGAGTGAAACCAAGGCAAAACCTACAAGGAAATACAAGCAACTGAAGCGCATGCGTCATCATTACAGCACCGCAGAGAAGATACGCTTCGATGTGCTGCCGGAGACACCAATCTTTGTGGACGATGCCGATGACTCTGGTGCCGATAACTTTGAGGCAGCCTCGCTGTTGGAGCCTTCCAAGCAGGAGACTTTGCAGAAGTATCCCAAGAAGTATCACAGTCGTCAGCGTCGTCAAGCGTACTACTACAACAGAAACCACTACTATGTCCAGCCCTATCAATATCCCCCCTCTCCCGCACCATATTATCTGCCAGTTGCGACACCAAATCAATACCAACA TAGTCAGGTAGAGGGCAAGAAACCTAAATATCGTGGCAAGCAACCGCCATGGCAAACGAAGCCCACGAAACCCAACATGCCCACCGATATTGGCACACGTCTAGGTGAACCCGATGAAAACTCTTTGTTCCATGACTCGAATCCTGCCAATGCCGACTTCTCGGTATTCAATCAACCCAGGCCAGCAGCAGACACTCCCAGGCCAAGCTCAAGCAATCGGCAAACGCCAACAACTCGCCCTCCTTTTGGTGGATTCCAGTCCCCACCAGAGTCACCAG TGGAGCAACCGCCTAGATGGGAGCCCAGCCCACAAAGACGTCCAG CCACAAATAGGCCGACGACATCCGCACCAGCAGCGTCGAGAAGAACCACACCGAGGGTGTCAAGCTGTGTCTGGGCCATTGTCAACTGTTGTTCGCAGGGCAACAGTGATATCCACTATAATTGCTTTGAGGAATTTGGCTGTCACGGCGCCTTTTGGGGCGTCAATCCCTGTGCGGACAATGTGCGCGATGGTGCGATTGCCTCATTAACGAGATCCTTTTCAACCGGTCCTCCATCCCTACGCCAATAA